The window CTGCTGCagcggctgcagctgcagcagcagcggggGGCTCACCCACCGACAGCAGTATCGAACACTCCGACTACAGAGCCAAGCTCGCACAGATCCGCCAGATCTATCACTCTGAGCTGGAGAAGTATGAGCAGGTGGGTGCAGACCAGACCTAAATACTTGGACATATAGTGTTATCcacaaatattatatatatgttgtaatacaaaaaaatttTCGGTCAACCATTTAGTAAGAAACTTCATTGATTTGGTAACAGATCACTTTCTGCTTAATGAAAGGAAATGTAAAGTGTAACCCTAAGGATTCTTATCTGCTGTGCAACATTACAAGGCTGTCACTTGCTGTAGTGTTGTTTGGAATAAAAACTTGTGCAAGGATAGAAAACCACATGCCTCAGGGAGCTGAAAGTCTTTGGTAATCATTCGAACAAACGCTTTACAAGGTGGCGTCAACTTTAACCTGTCAGTCCACAATTTGTGGAATCATCGGCTGCAGTCTAGTTGGAATGAAAATGTGGTCTCTTCCTCATTGTGCAATCTTGGACACCCTGAAGTTGTTCACAGTGTACTTTACTTAAAATTTAATTGCTTAAATAACAGGGGTGGATAAAGATGGTGCCTTCATTACAATAAGTGAAAATTCTTTTTGAATGATTGGTAAACTTTGTTACACATAATGTCTTCATAATTGGTAtgaaatgtttggcttttaTTTCGCTCTGCATACTCATGACTCCTTATGGCATGGAGTCACACTTTCTGGAGAACAACTGCTCTAGACTGTGTTTTATGGTTCAAATGATACTAGTGACCCAAACCAACCGTTCTAATATTCCTTTATTTTATAGTAATATTACTTTTCAGGCCTACATGTCATTATGTAGACCTCAAGACAGTGTCATGGCACTGGACAGAATCTGtgctcttgttttcctttttatagtAGCATtcaacttctctctctctctctccctctctcaggcCTGCAGTGAGTTCACCAACCATGTAATGAACCTGCTGAGAGAGCAGTCTCGCACACGGCCCATCTCTCCCAAGGAGATTGAGCGCATGGTGGCCATCATCCATCGCAAGTTCAGCTCCATTCAGATGCAGCTCAAGCAGAGCACCTGTGAGGCCGTCATGATTCTGCGCTCACGCTTTCTTGATGCCAggtctgtctgagtgtgtgtgtgcgtgtttttgttcttgtagGGATGAAGTGATGTGGGCATGTTGACATTGTTGCGTCAGTCGTGTACATTCCAGGCATGTCATTATCTTCTCCCTGTGTGTTAGGCGTAAGAGACGCAACTTCAACAAGCAAGCTACAGAGGTGCTGAACGAGTATTTCTACTCCCACCTGTCTAATCCTTATCCTAGCGAGGAAGCTAAGGAGGAACTGGCCAAAAAGTGTGGGATCACTGTGTCTCAGGTGAATTGCTAAAACCACTATTATCCAGGACTCTCTGTAACTGTTTTTGTGAAGGCTGAGGTTATTTTGGTTGTTGAACACAGGACTACTGGCTCTGTTTCAAAGTTAGTTTAACATGAATACATGCATTAtaacatctttttaaaaagaactttcatttgttttattttctgttagtgtaagtaaaaaaaaattcaatgtGAAAAGCAGATCAATACAGATAAAGTAGATGATGAATATCTTTTAGCTAACGGGGGACTACAGCAGTGATGCTACAACAGCTAAATTAATGTGCAGGAAACACTGCATTCTAACGTCTGACATCCATCTGCCCCTCAGGTCTCTAATTGGTTTGGCAACAAGAGAATACGCTACAAGAAGAATATTGGTAAGTTCCAGGAGGAAGCAAACCTCTACGCAGTTAAAACAGCGGTGGATGCTGCCAATGTGTCTGCGCAGGCTAGCCAGGCTAACTCTCCGGCGACGCCCAACTCAGGTACCACATACTCCATCTCTTGTACCTACAAGCCCTGCCACGTCTCATTAACAGGCTTTTGTTCCTGTACATAACCATTCGTTCTTACACGCAGCTGAACCAGATTGAAAAAGACTATGACTGAATGAAGGGCTGACTTGATTGTTCAGGAAAAACATGCACTGCCTGAAATCATTGGTATAAAGTTGTCTTCTTTGGTCAACATGGTATATAAAATAAGTGTGCATAATCTGAACCCTGCACAGTCTTATCTCATCTGGTACTGCTGCACCTGTCAAAGGTCCTGCCTATTTTTACATTCTTGCTGCATAGTTTGTCTTTTCCATCATGGCATCACTAAAGGATTCTAATAAGAAATGCAAGATTCAGAAATTTTGGAGTACAATTTACATCTTATC of the Scatophagus argus isolate fScaArg1 chromosome 16, fScaArg1.pri, whole genome shotgun sequence genome contains:
- the pbx4 gene encoding pre-B-cell leukemia transcription factor 4 isoform X1, translating into MDDQTRMMTGLTGLGGLQQADVGDPDSVRKQQSLGQPQQDIGDILQQIMAITDESLDEAQARCWPEESPAHWGGSDDPSEGGRAGGGMAGGGLPLNFQHRKHALNCHRMKPALFSVLCEIKEKTVLSIRGVQEEDPPDPQIMRLDNMLLAEGVSGPEKGGGSAAAAAAAAAAGGSPTDSSIEHSDYRAKLAQIRQIYHSELEKYEQACSEFTNHVMNLLREQSRTRPISPKEIERMVAIIHRKFSSIQMQLKQSTCEAVMILRSRFLDARRKRRNFNKQATEVLNEYFYSHLSNPYPSEEAKEELAKKCGITVSQVSNWFGNKRIRYKKNIGKFQEEANLYAVKTAVDAANVSAQASQANSPATPNSGGYPAPCYTPDGRL
- the pbx4 gene encoding pre-B-cell leukemia transcription factor 4 isoform X2 translates to MDDQTRMMTGLTGLGGLQQADVGDPDSVRKQQSLGQPQQDIGDILQQIMAITDESLDEAQARKHALNCHRMKPALFSVLCEIKEKTVLSIRGVQEEDPPDPQIMRLDNMLLAEGVSGPEKGGGSAAAAAAAAAAGGSPTDSSIEHSDYRAKLAQIRQIYHSELEKYEQACSEFTNHVMNLLREQSRTRPISPKEIERMVAIIHRKFSSIQMQLKQSTCEAVMILRSRFLDARRKRRNFNKQATEVLNEYFYSHLSNPYPSEEAKEELAKKCGITVSQVSNWFGNKRIRYKKNIGKFQEEANLYAVKTAVDAANVSAQASQANSPATPNSGGYPAPCYTPDGRL